The following coding sequences are from one Lolium rigidum isolate FL_2022 chromosome 6, APGP_CSIRO_Lrig_0.1, whole genome shotgun sequence window:
- the LOC124660495 gene encoding protein DEHYDRATION-INDUCED 19 homolog 3-like isoform X1: MDSEHWISRLAAAKRFYAAQLGHIDDMSGMGMEEVEMDMEDDGEMDMEMEMQLQEASARWPEVACPYCYEDYDLGSLCVHLDEDHPYEPHPAPCPICSEKVTRDMLNHITMQHGYLFKNGSRLRRYVIPESRAVSLLSRDLRDAHLQALLGGGHSHRSSNPATTTTNIYADPLLSSFGLGFATSDAEEPSKSPVQVPDGTSKLKEAPPQPWESSIDSSLTSEEREQKRKQATSRATFVQDLLFSTLFGDD, translated from the exons ACATGTCCGGGATGGGGATGGAGGAGGTGGAGATGGACATGGAGGACGACGGGGAGAtggacatggagatggagatgcagcTCCAGGAGGCCAGCGCCAGATGGCCCGAGGTCGCATGCCCCTACTGCTACGAGGACTACGACCTCGGATCACTCTGCGTACACCTCGACGAAGACCACCCATACGAGCCACACCCAGCG CCCTGCCCCATCTGCTCTGAAAAGGTTACAAGAGATATGCTAAATCATATCACCATGCAACATGGTTACTTATTCAAG AATGGCAGTCGGTTGCGCAGATACGTTATTCCTGAGAGCCGTGCAGTTTCTTTACTGAGTCGAGATCTACGTGATGCTCATTTGCAGGCGCTTCTAGGAGGCGGTCATAGCCATAGGTCAAGCAATCCCGCGACCACAACTACGAATATTTATGCTGATCCGCTGCTTTCATCGTTTGGGCTTGGGTTTGCAACATCAGACGCCGAGGAACCATCAAAATCACCAGTTCAGGTTCCAGATGGTacttccaagctcaaggaggcgcCTCCTCAACCCTGGGAATCAAG TATTGACTCGTCCCTCACCAGCGAGGAAAGGGAACAAAAGCGGAAACAAGCCACTAGCAGAGCGACCTTTGTGCAAGACCTGCTCTTCTCCACTTTATTTGGAGATGACTGA